A window from Theobroma cacao cultivar B97-61/B2 chromosome 3, Criollo_cocoa_genome_V2, whole genome shotgun sequence encodes these proteins:
- the LOC18605669 gene encoding F-box protein At5g52880 isoform X2, giving the protein MANSPRISKLSSFKIPSPPFVSFLSYCNFRMQTRSANAAAQLLLQSAESALPKQKKSLVVTEFKQAKVAYIRRGRAHREETVSAQLPQDVLVHIFSLLDLQSLISVTLVCRSWSLAANDSHLWELQYTTVFGRSKTCSRTKMQQSSRLVKEDYMFLKENGDTKTHIHWKESFKRVYTGSFAKTLMSNRGYCGHCNTIVWLKNLKCSNRQCELKYESQQIKPVSPHQVAEYLMDGCISVMSSSDSDSESDEGPVSRLWAYPRNRSRYEKKRIR; this is encoded by the exons ATGGCAAACTCCCCAAGAATCTCCAAGCTCTCATCTTTCAAGATACCCTCACCGCCTTTCGTCTCCTTCCTGA GTTATTGTAATTTTAGAATGCAGACACGCAGTGCCAATGCAGCAGCTCAACTCCTTCTCCAGAGTGCAGAATCTGCCTTGCCAAAACAGAAGAAGAGTTTGGTTGTTACAGAGTTTAAGCAGGCAAAGGTTGCTTATATAAGGCGCGGTAGAGCACACAGGGAAGAAACAG TGTCTGCCCAATTGCCTCAAGATGTTCTTGTGCACATATTCAGTTTACTGGATTTGCAATCTTTAATCTCTGTAACACTAGTCTGCCG GTCATGGAGTTTGGCGGCAAATGATAGCCATCTATGGGAATTGCAATATACCACAGTATTTGGCAGATCTAAAACTTGTTCAAGGACTAAGATGCAGCAGAGTAGCAGATTGGTAAAAGAGGATTATATGTTTTTGAAGGAGAATGGGGATACAAAGACCCATATTCATTGGAAAGAGTCCTTTAAAAGAGTATATACAG GCTCTTTTGCGAAGACATTAATGTCCAATAGGGGATATTGTGGGCATTGCAACACAATTGTTTGGCTCAAGAACTTGAAATGCTCTAATAGACAGTGCGAATTGAAATATGAAAGCCAGCAGATCAAGCCTGTTTCACCCCACCAG GTTGCTGAATACTTAATGGATGGTTGTATATCAGTGATGTCATCTTCTGATAGTGATAGCGAATCAGATGAAGGTCCCGTTTCCAGATTATGGGCGTATCCTAGAAACAGAAGTAGATATGAGAAAAAGCGTATCCGTTAG
- the LOC18605666 gene encoding probable membrane-associated kinase regulator 5, whose amino-acid sequence MDALNFLRFWKPSYGAHKENRNQPCCGNSGTAEVPKSSVVSDHELDEGEDSFIDLELPLHEFDNKGDLHSNNSEENGVRAKKRYDSREDRVLQESAKNVGDKDLDLPQQTRSLSPNDHFSKRKIMPIEPSSKPQSPIALLKSAPKFRVFTLKKSKSMANANTYRAEKTEFIGISMETPKRENQGSSKHLKVTFKIEESPNLPIFTRENSLRKTKGKTEDSLSDDSSKRLSKDLIQKYLNIIKPLYVKVSKRNSQSDKTKASGDLSISSPAASPATVYSLKEKQGNHSTGVRGVCKHLGKSRSASAAASPISRRDDSLVLQHDGIQSAILHCKRSFNSSGESSWLSRCTSDSSQEKLSNASSTDSSLLSRVTSNSSYDKLMDSSRIYSEEGNVFST is encoded by the exons ATGGATGCTCTCAATTTTCTCAGGTTTTGGAAACCTAGCTATGGCGCTCATAAAGAGAACCGAAACCAACCTTGTTGTGGAAACAGCGGTACCGCCGAGGTTCCAAAGTCTTCAGTTGTTTCAGACCATGAGTTGGATGAAGGGGAGGACTCTTTCATCGACTTGGAGCTTCCTTTGCATGAGTTTGATAACAAGGGAGATCTCCACAGCAACAACAGTGAAGAGAACGGTGTCAGAGCCAAGAAAAGATATGACTCCAGAGAAGATAGAGTACTCCAGGAATCGGCTAAGAATGTTGGTGATAAAGACCTCGACTTGCCACAGCAAACTCGTTCCTTGTCCCCCAACGATCACTTCTCCAAAAGAAAGATCATGCCCATTGAGCCAAGCTCCAAGCCTCAGTCTCCCATAGCCCTGTTAAAATCGGCTCCGAAATTTCGAGTCTTTACTCTCAAGAAGTCAAAGTCAATGGCAAATGCTAATACTTACAGAGCTGAGAAAACAGAGTTCATCGGTATTTCTATGGAGACCCCAAAGCGTGAGAACCAAGGCAGCAGCAAGCATTTGAAAGTAACATTCAAAATAGAAGAGTCTCCGAACCTCCCAATCTTCACCAGAGAAAATAGTTTGAGAAAGACAAAAGGCAAAACGGAGGACTCTTTATCAGACGATTCCTCAAAGAGATTATCAAAAGATCTGATACAAAAATACTTGAATATAATCAAGCCATTGTACGTAAAAGTCTCCAAAAGGAACAGTCAAAGTGACAAGACAAAAGCCTCGGGTGACTTATCAATATCATCTCCAGCTGCTTCTCCGGCAACGGTATATTCCTTGAAGGAGAAGCAAGGGAATCATTCAACAGGAGTTAGAGGGGTTTGCAAGCACTTGGGGAAGAGCAGATCAGCCTCGGCTGCAGCATCGCCAATTAGTAGGAGAGACGATTCGCTGGTACTGCAACATGATGGGATCCAAAGCGCCATTTTGCATTGCAAGAGATCTTTCAATTCATCAGGCG AATCTTCATGGTTGTCGAGATGTACAAGTGATTCTTCACAAGAGAAGTTAAGCAATGCATCTTCTACAG ATTCTTCTCTTTTGTCACGAGTTACAAGCAATTCTTCATACGATAAACTGATGGATTCCTCAAGAATATACAGCGAAGAAGGAAATGTTTTCAGCACCTGA
- the LOC18605669 gene encoding F-box protein At5g52880 isoform X3 produces MSNSTERYQKLGLRESLTRIYQYPIACKELSSILRGAYGKLPKNLQALIFQDTLTAFRLLPEMQTRSANAAAQLLLQSAESALPKQKKSLVVTEFKQAKVAYIRRGRAHREETVSAQLPQDVLVHIFSLLDLQSLISVTLVCRSWSLAANDSHLWELQYTTVFGRSKTCSRTKMQQSSRLVKEDYMFLKENGDTKTHIHWKESFKRVYTGSFAKTLMSNRGYCGHCNTIVWLKNLKCSNRQCELKYESQQIKPVSPHQG; encoded by the exons ATGTCAAATTCGACAGAGAGGTACCAAAAGCTAGGTCTCAGAGAATCACTGACAAGAATCTATCAATACCCAATTGCATGTAAAGAGCTCAGCTCCATTCTCAGAGGCGCTTATGGCAAACTCCCCAAGAATCTCCAAGCTCTCATCTTTCAAGATACCCTCACCGCCTTTCGTCTCCTTCCTGA AATGCAGACACGCAGTGCCAATGCAGCAGCTCAACTCCTTCTCCAGAGTGCAGAATCTGCCTTGCCAAAACAGAAGAAGAGTTTGGTTGTTACAGAGTTTAAGCAGGCAAAGGTTGCTTATATAAGGCGCGGTAGAGCACACAGGGAAGAAACAG TGTCTGCCCAATTGCCTCAAGATGTTCTTGTGCACATATTCAGTTTACTGGATTTGCAATCTTTAATCTCTGTAACACTAGTCTGCCG GTCATGGAGTTTGGCGGCAAATGATAGCCATCTATGGGAATTGCAATATACCACAGTATTTGGCAGATCTAAAACTTGTTCAAGGACTAAGATGCAGCAGAGTAGCAGATTGGTAAAAGAGGATTATATGTTTTTGAAGGAGAATGGGGATACAAAGACCCATATTCATTGGAAAGAGTCCTTTAAAAGAGTATATACAG GCTCTTTTGCGAAGACATTAATGTCCAATAGGGGATATTGTGGGCATTGCAACACAATTGTTTGGCTCAAGAACTTGAAATGCTCTAATAGACAGTGCGAATTGAAATATGAAAGCCAGCAGATCAAGCCTGTTTCACCCCACCAG GGGTGA
- the LOC18605665 gene encoding late embryogenesis abundant protein At1g64065: MEAKSQSPYPLVPAANGHERSDEESVAAHSKELKKKKRMKCLLYIVLFAVFQTGIILLFALTVMRIRNPKFRVRSGSFTTFNVGTEASPSFDLQMNTQFTVKNTNFGHFKYEGGLVTFAYRGTPVGRATIQKARARARSTKKVDVVVELSSNGLPNTNELGRDISAGVLTLTSSSKLDGKIHLMKVIKKKKSTQMNCTMDVAIDTRTVRNIICK; encoded by the coding sequence ATGGAGGCGAAGAGTCAATCCCCATATCCTTTGGTACCGGCTGCCAATGGCCATGAACGAAGTGACGAAGAGTCTGTCGCGGCTCACTCGAAAGagctaaagaaaaagaagcgaATGAAGTGCCTGTTGTATATAGTATTATTTGCTGTGTTCCAAACCGGAATCATATTGCTTTTTGCCTTAACGGTTATGCGCATCAGAAACCCAAAGTTCCGGGTGCGGTCAGGTTCATTTACAACTTTCAACGTTGGAACCGAGGCTTCCCCTTCGTTTGATTTGCAAATGAATACTCAATTCACGGTAAAGAACACAAACTTTGGTCACTTTAAGTATGAAGGTGGTCTTGTCACGTTCGCGTACAGGGGCACACCGGTTGGCCGGGCCACTATTCAGAAGGCTCGAGCCAGGGCTAGATCAACGAAAAAGGTTGATGTTGTGGTGGAGTTAAGCTCCAACGGTTTGCCAAATACTAATGAGTTGGGAAGAGATATTAGCGCCGGGGTTCTAACCCTCACTAGCTCTTCAAAGTTGGATGGGAAGATTCATCTCATGAAGGTgatcaagaagaagaagtcTACCCAAATGAATTGTACCATGGACGTTGCCATTGACACAAGAACAGTACGAAATATTAtatgcaaatga
- the LOC18605669 gene encoding F-box protein At5g52880 isoform X1: MSNSTERYQKLGLRESLTRIYQYPIACKELSSILRGAYGKLPKNLQALIFQDTLTAFRLLPEMQTRSANAAAQLLLQSAESALPKQKKSLVVTEFKQAKVAYIRRGRAHREETVSAQLPQDVLVHIFSLLDLQSLISVTLVCRSWSLAANDSHLWELQYTTVFGRSKTCSRTKMQQSSRLVKEDYMFLKENGDTKTHIHWKESFKRVYTGSFAKTLMSNRGYCGHCNTIVWLKNLKCSNRQCELKYESQQIKPVSPHQVAEYLMDGCISVMSSSDSDSESDEGPVSRLWAYPRNRSRYEKKRIR; the protein is encoded by the exons ATGTCAAATTCGACAGAGAGGTACCAAAAGCTAGGTCTCAGAGAATCACTGACAAGAATCTATCAATACCCAATTGCATGTAAAGAGCTCAGCTCCATTCTCAGAGGCGCTTATGGCAAACTCCCCAAGAATCTCCAAGCTCTCATCTTTCAAGATACCCTCACCGCCTTTCGTCTCCTTCCTGA AATGCAGACACGCAGTGCCAATGCAGCAGCTCAACTCCTTCTCCAGAGTGCAGAATCTGCCTTGCCAAAACAGAAGAAGAGTTTGGTTGTTACAGAGTTTAAGCAGGCAAAGGTTGCTTATATAAGGCGCGGTAGAGCACACAGGGAAGAAACAG TGTCTGCCCAATTGCCTCAAGATGTTCTTGTGCACATATTCAGTTTACTGGATTTGCAATCTTTAATCTCTGTAACACTAGTCTGCCG GTCATGGAGTTTGGCGGCAAATGATAGCCATCTATGGGAATTGCAATATACCACAGTATTTGGCAGATCTAAAACTTGTTCAAGGACTAAGATGCAGCAGAGTAGCAGATTGGTAAAAGAGGATTATATGTTTTTGAAGGAGAATGGGGATACAAAGACCCATATTCATTGGAAAGAGTCCTTTAAAAGAGTATATACAG GCTCTTTTGCGAAGACATTAATGTCCAATAGGGGATATTGTGGGCATTGCAACACAATTGTTTGGCTCAAGAACTTGAAATGCTCTAATAGACAGTGCGAATTGAAATATGAAAGCCAGCAGATCAAGCCTGTTTCACCCCACCAG GTTGCTGAATACTTAATGGATGGTTGTATATCAGTGATGTCATCTTCTGATAGTGATAGCGAATCAGATGAAGGTCCCGTTTCCAGATTATGGGCGTATCCTAGAAACAGAAGTAGATATGAGAAAAAGCGTATCCGTTAG
- the LOC18605664 gene encoding late embryogenesis abundant protein At1g64065, translated as MAEQNYQQKNIDMESAAELKRKKRMKLFAYAAAFVVFQTIVILVFSLTVMRIKNPKFRVRSITVEDIAYTSTPNPPSFNMKFNAEVAVKNTNFGHFKFDNTTISFDYGGVQVGEAFVAKGRAKARSTKKMNVTVDLNSNNIPANSNLASDISSGFLTLTTHTKLSGKVHLMKLIKKKKSAQMNCTMTVNLASRAIQDIKCQ; from the coding sequence ATGGCGGAGCAGAATTACCAACAGAAAAATATAGACATGGAGTCCGCTGCAGAGCTCAAGCGAAAGAAACGCATGAAATTGTTTGCCTATGCCGCTGCTTTCGTCGTCTTCCAGACTATAGTCATATTGGTCTTTTCACTTACGGTGATGCGCATCAAAAATCCCAAGTTCAGGGTGCGCTCTATCACAGTTGAGGATATTGCCTACACCTCAACCCCAAACCCTCCTTCTTTCAACATGAAATTCAATGCTGAAGTCGCTGTCAAGAACACAAATTTTGGTCACTTCAAATTTGATAACACCAccatttcttttgattatgGGGGTGTTCAAGTTGGGGAGGCATTCGTTGCCAAGGGAAGAGCCAAGGCTAGATCCACAAAAAAGATGAATGTAACCGTGGACTTGAATTCAAACAACATACCGGCTAATTCAAACTTGGCAAGTGACATTAGCTCTGGGTTTTTGACCCTGACCACCCACACCAAGTTGAGCGGGAAAGTGCATTTGATGAAACTgatcaagaagaaaaagtctgCACAAATGAACTGCACCATGACAGTTAATTTGGCGAGCAGAGCTATCCAAGATATTAAGTGCCAATAA
- the LOC18605668 gene encoding reticulon-like protein B2, translating to MAEHEETLVEKVAEEIQGDASSSSSDSDDDKPFHADALKSKVYRLFGREKPIHHVLGAGKPADVFLWRDKKISAGVLGGATALWILFEMLEYHLITLLCHTLILSLAILFLWSNASTFINKSPPNIPEVVLPEKCVLEVASALRIEVNRALDVVRDIASGNDLKKFLGVIVGLWALSLVGNCCNFLTLFYIVFVLLHTVPVFYEIYEDQVDSFSEKAIIEIKKQYAAFDEKVLSKIPKGPLKEKKKD from the exons ATGGCGGAGCACGAAGAGACGCTAGTGGAGAAGGTCGCCGAGGAGATCCAAGGTGACGCCTCCTCATCCTCCTCAGATTCCGACGACGACAAGCCCTTCCACGCTGACGCACTCAAGTCCAAAGTTTATCGCCTCTTTGGCAGAGAGAAACCAATTCACCACGTCCTAGGCGCTGGAAAAC CTGCTGATGTCTTTCTATGGAGGGACAAGAAAATTTCTGCGGGTGTGCTTGGTGGTGCAACAGCATTGTGGATTCTCTTTGAAATGCTGGAATACCATTTAATCACTCTGCTTTGCCATACATTGATACTCTCTTTAGCAATCCTTTTCTTATGGTCCAATGCCTCTACCTTTATCAACAA ATCTCCACCGAACATTCCAGAAGTTGTACTTCCCGAAAAGTGTGTCCTTGAAGTTGCATCTGCTCTAAGAATTGAAGTTAACCGAGCTCTGGATGTTGTGAGGGATATTGCATCTGGAAATGATTTAAAGAAGTTTCTTGGT GTTATTGTGGGATTATGGGCTCTGTCACTCGTGGGCAATTGTTGTAACTTCTTGACACTGTTCTACATAG TATTTGTTTTGCTACACACTGTGCCGGTGTTTTATGAGATATATGAGGACCAGGTCGATTCATTTTCTGAGAAGGCAATAATTGAGATCAAGAAGCAGTATGCTGCATTTGATGAGAAGGTTCTGAGCAAGATTCCTAAAGGGCCattgaaagagaagaagaaagattag